One Larus michahellis chromosome 11, bLarMic1.1, whole genome shotgun sequence genomic region harbors:
- the LOC141749969 gene encoding protocadherin beta-15-like, with product MAIARQVLCLCAFLSLPLARSEPIRYSVAEEAASGSVVANVAEDAGLSPAQLAARGARLASEDGRQHFRLDPATGRLVVAERLDREELCGQSATCTLPFELLLANPLQFFRVEVAVEDINDHSPVFPEERVTIKIPETSNPGSRFPLEGARDLDVGSNSIQAYSISPENEYFSVSSGSRVKGKKYVELVLEKALDREEEAEVVFSLIAMDGGSPPRSGTTQIHIVILDANDNAPIFTQELYVGQILENAPVGWVLLRVVATDQDVGINGDITYRFSEGVGQSNSAFTIDPTSGEVKVTKPLDFEVAENHELSVRATDGGGLSDICKVLVEVVDVNDNAPELVVNSFNSPLPENAFPGTVVALFTVRDRDSGANGKISCALEDQLLFSLRLAYKNYYELVTVNALDREEMARHILIVTAADAGSPPLTTTQTFTVDISDVNDNAPAFNQTSYTMYVRENNVPMVLVGAVSAADADVGPNAKVTYFLAPSHPTEQPPCSCISVNSENGHVFVLRPLDYEQVKQIDVLVSASDAGSPPLSANVTVHLVVVDENDNAPMLLYPSQDSGPPSSELVPVSAEAGYLITKVVAVDADSGQNSWLSYHLLKATEPGLFVVGAQSGEVRLKRPVTERDAVKQKLVIVVRDNGQPPLSATAALNALLLNDFSEVRLPPTSLATEDESDSLTTYLIISLTFVSLLFLASMTAFITRKVCERKELKAGHVLYGAGNLQSSLADAATAGTLPHGYCYEISLTTGSGNSEFKFLKPILPSLPPQQCTTVGGTHDEQDFPRGPITAADMAPDNPRTLSAEQFNNLSFN from the coding sequence ATGGCGATCGCAAGGCAAGTGCTTTGTCtctgtgctttcctctccctgccgCTCGCTCGCTCCGAGCCCATCCGCTACTCCGTAGCCGAGGAGGCGGCGAGCGGCTCCGTGGTAGCCAACGTGGCGGAGgacgcggggctgtccccggcgcAGCTGGCGGCTCGCGGCGCCCGCCTGGCCTCGGAGGACGGCCGGCAGCACTTTCGCTTAGACCCCGCCACCGGCCGGCTCGTCGTGGCCGagaggctggaccgggaggagctgTGCGGCCAGTCCGCTACGTGCACGCTCCCCTTCGAGCTCCTGCTGGCAAACCCGCTGCAGTTCTTTCGGGTGGAGGTGGCCGTGGAGGACATCAATGACCATTCCCCCGTTTTCCCAGAGGAACGAGTTACTATTAAGATCCCGGAAACGAGCAACCCTGGCTCGCGTTTCCCTCTGGAGGGTGCTCGGGACCTGGATGTTGGCAGCAACAGCATCCAGGCTTACAGCATTTCTCCCGAGAACGAGTACTTTAGCGTCTCTTCTGGGAGTCGGGTTAAAGGCAAGAAGTACGTGGAACTGGTCTTGGAGAAGGCTCtagacagagaggaggaggcagaggtggtTTTCAGTCTCATTGCCATGGATGGGGGCTCTCCTCCCAGGAGTGGGACCACACAAATCCACATTGTTATTTTAGATGCAAATGACAATGCTCCCATCTTCACACAGGAGCTGTATGTTGGGCAGATTTTGGAAAATGCACCTGTAGGTTGGGTATTACTCAGAGTAGTGGCAACTGATCAGGATGTGGGAATTAATGGGGACATCACCTATCGGTTCAGTGAAGGGGTGGGCCAGAGCAACTCAGCATTCACAATTGATCCTACTAGTGGTGAAGTTAAAGTCACGAAGCCTCTGGACTTTGAGGTGGCAGAAAATCATGAGCTCAGTGTGCGGGCCACGGATGGCGGTGGACTGTCAGATATCTGCAAGGTGTTGGTGGAGGTGGTGGACGTGAATGACAATGCACCTGAGCTGGTGGTCAACTCCTTCAACAGCCCCCTCCCCGAGAACGCATTCCCTGGAACAGTGGTTGCCCTCTTTACTGTCAGGGACCGGGATTCTGGTGCGAATGGGAAGATCTCCTGTGCCCTTGAGGATCAGCTATTGTTCTCCCTGCGTCTGGCCTATAAGAACTACTATGAGCTTGTCACCGTCAATGCTCTGGACAGGGAGGAGATGGCACGGCACATCCTCATTGTCACAGCAGCAGACGCAGGGTCACCTCCTCTCACAACCACCCAGACCTTCACGGTGGACATCTCCGATGTCAACGACAATGCACCTGCCTTCAACCAGACATCATACACGATGTATGTGCGTGAGAACAATGTCCCCATGGTGCTTGTTGgagctgtcagtgctgcagatGCTGATGTGGGGCCCAATGCCAAGGTGACGTATTTCCTGGCACCGTCCCATCCCACagagcagcctccctgctcctgcatctcCGTGAACTCTGAGAATGGGCACGTGTTTGTGCTGCGGCCTCTGGACTATGAGCAGGTGAAGCAGATTGATGTGCTGGTGAGTGCCTCCGATGCCGGATCTCCTCCTCTCAGTGCCAACGTCACCGTCCACCTTGTTGTGGTGGATGAGAATGACAATGCACCAATGCTGCTGTACCCATCACAGGACAGTGGTCCACCATCCAGCGAGCTGGTGCCTGTATCAGCTGAGGCAGGGTACCTCATCACCAAAGTGGTGGCTGTGGATGCAGACTCCGGGCAGAACTCGTGGCTCTCATACCACCTGCTGAAGGCCACCGAGCCTGGGCTGTTTGTGGTGGGTGCCCAAAGCGGAGAGGTGCGGCTGAAGAGGCCAGTGACAGAGAGGGACGCTGTGAAGCAGAAGCTTGTTATTGTGGTGCGAGACAATGGGCAGCCTCCGCTGTCCGCCACTGCTGCACTGAACGCCCTCCTTCTCAATGACTTCTCAGAAGTGCGCCTACCACCCACCAGCCTGGCCACGGAGGACGAGAGTGACTCCCTGACAACCTATTTAATCATTTCCTTGACCTTTGTCTCACTCCTCTTCCTCGCATCCATGACAGCCTTCATCACTCGCAAGGTGTGcgagagaaaggagctgaaggcAGGGCACGTGCTTTATGGTGCTGGCAACTTGCAGAGCAGCCTGGCTgatgcagccacagcagggacctTGCCCCATGGCTATTGCTATGAGATCAGCCTCACAACGGGCTCTGGTAACAGCGAGTTCAAGTTCCTGAAGcccatcctccccagcctgccaccaCAGCAGTGCACCACGGTTGGGGGCACCCATGATGAACAGGATTTCCCCCGTGGCCCCATTACTGCAGCAGACATGGCACCAGACAACCCTCGGACCCTCTCTGCAGAACAGTTCAATAATCTTTCCTTTAACTAG
- the LOC141749863 gene encoding protocadherin beta-15-like, whose amino-acid sequence MFPNAVQRGSGEETGQLPALPVQSESSVGPAGLPALLRCASLAGAECARPAAEPRGGRPAGAARVRAGPCAGARRQRGQRAAAGAVPPRAAGWCSRPRRRRAVAGGEAAQPSPPLPRRAEPSRAEPGNGGERCPVPAAAGPGRPRSVPPSGVGEREAARPPPRRAAAGRRSPRRSARAIRETEAVRRPEMAIARQVLCLCAFLSLPLARSEPIRYSVAEEAASGSVVANVAEDAGLSPAQLAARGARLASEDGRQHFRLDPATGRLVVAEKLDREELCGQSATCTLPFELLLANPLQFFRVEVAVEDINDHCPIFPEERVIFKIPETSNPGSRFPLEGAWDLDVGSNSIQAYSISPENEYFSVSSGSRVKGKKYVELVLEKALDREEQAEVVFSLIAMDGGSPPRSGTTQIHILVLDVNDNAPIFTQELYVGQILENAPEGFVLLKVVATDQDVGVNGDITYQFSEGVGQSNSAFTIDPISGEIKVTKPLDFEVAENHELSVRATDGGGLSAICKVLVEVVDVNDNAPEVVVSSFNSPIPENALPRTVVALFTVRDRDSGANGKISCALEDQLLFSLRLAYKNYYELVTVNALDREEMARHIVILTAADAGSPPLTTTQTFTVDISDVNDNAPAFNQTSYTMYVRENNVPMVLVGAVSAADADVGPNAKVTYFLAPSHPTEQPPCSCISVNSENGHVFVLRPLDYEQVKQIDVLVSASDAGSPPLSANVTVHLVVVDENDNAPLVLYPSRDSGPPSSELVPVSAEAGYLITKVVAVDADSGQNSWLSYHLLKATEPRLFVVGTQSGEVRLKRPVTERDAVKQKLVIVVRDNGQPPLSATAALSALLLNDFSEVRLPHSSLATEDESDSLTTYLIISLTFVSLLFLASMTAFIARKVCKRKEMKAGHVLYGAGNLQSDLADAATAGTLPHAYCYEISLTTGSGNSEFKFLKPILPSLPPQQCTTVGGTHDEQDFPRGPITAEHFAPDNRGTLSAEQFNNLSFN is encoded by the coding sequence atgtttcccaaCGCTGTGCAACGGGGATCGGGGGAAGAGACGGGGCAGCTGCCGGCGCTGCCCGTGCAGTCGGAATCAAGCGTCGGCCCCGCAGGACTCCCGGCGCTCCTGCGCTGCGCTTCCCTCGCCGGCGCCGAGTGCGCGCGTCCTGCCGCGGAGCCCCGAGGCGGGCGACCGGCCGGAGCCGCGCGTGTGCGCGCGGGCCCGTGTGCCGGTGCGaggcggcagcgcgggcagcgggcggcggcgggcgcagtCCCGCCGCGGGCCGCAGGGTGGTGCTCCCGGCCAAGGCGGCGCCGAGCGGttgcgggcggggaggcggcccagcccagcccgccgCTACCCAgacgagccgagccgagccgagccgagccgggcaaCGGCGGCGAGCGGTGCCCCGTGCCAGCGGCTGCCGGGCCAGGGCGGCCGCGCTCCGTGCCGCCATCCGGAGTCGGCGAGAGGGAGGCCGCCCGACCGCCGCCCCGCCGTGCTGCTGCCGGGCGCCGCTCTCCGCGGAGGAGTGCGCGGGCGATCCGCGAGACGGAGGCTGTCCGCCGGCCCGAGATGGCGATCGCAAGGCAAGTGCTTTGTCtctgtgctttcctctccctgccgCTCGCTCGCTCCGAGCCCATCCGCTACTCCGTAGCCGAGGAGGCGGCGAGCGGCTCCGTGGTAGCCAACGTGGCGGAGgacgcggggctgtccccggcgcAGCTGGCGGCTCGCGGCGCCCGCCTGGCCTCGGAGGACGGCCGGCAGCACTTTCGCTTAGACCCCGCCACCGGCCGGCTCGTCGTGGCCGAGAAgctggaccgggaggagctgTGCGGCCAGTCCGCTACGTGCACGCTCCCCTTCGAGCTCCTGCTGGCAAACCCGCTGCAGTTCTTTCGGGTGGAGGTGGCCGTGGAGGACATCAATGACCATTGCCCCATTTTCCCGGAGGAAAGAGTCATTTTTAAGATCCCGGAAACGAGCAACCCTGGCTCGCGTTTCCCTCTGGAGGGTGCTTGGGACCTGGATGTTGGCAGCAACAGCATCCAAGCTTACAGCATTTCTCCCGAAAACGAGTACTTTAGCGTCTCTTCTGGGAGTCGGGTTAAAGGCAAGAAGTACGTGGAACTGGTCTTGGAGAAGGCTCTAGACAGAGAAGAGCAGGCGGAAGTGGTTTTCAGTCTCATTGCCATGGATGGGGGCTCTCCTCCCAGGAGTGGGACCACACAAATCCACATTCTTGTTCTAGATGTAAATGACAATGCTCCCATTTTCACACAGGAGCTGTACGTTGGGCAGATTTTGGAAAATGCACCAGAGGGCTTTGTGTTACTCAAAGTGGTGGCAACTGATCAGGATGTGGGAGTTAATGGGGACATCACCTATCAGTTCAGTGAAGGGGTGGGCCAGAGCAACTCAGCATTCACAATTGATCCTATTAGTGGTGAAATTAAAGTCACGAAGCCTCTGGACTTTGAGGTGGCAGAGAATCATGAGCTCAGTGTGCGGGCCACGGATGGCGGTGGCCTGTCAGCAATCTGCAAGGTGTTAGTGGAGGTGGTGGATGTGAACGACAATGCACCGGAAGTGGTGGTAAGTTCCTTCAACAGCCCCATCCCCGAGAACGCATTACCCAGAACGGTGGTTGCCCTCTTTACTGTCAGGGACCGGGATTCTGGTGCAAATGGGAAGATCTCCTGTGCCCTTGAGGACCAGCTATTGTTCTCCCTGCGTCTGGCCTATAAGAACTACTATGAGCTTGTCACCGTCAATGCTCTGGACAGGGAGGAGATGGCACGGCACATCGTCATTTTAACAGCAGCAGACGCAGGGTCACCTCCTCTCACAACCACCCAGACCTTCACGGTGGACATCTCCGATGTCAACGACAATGCACCTGCCTTCAACCAGACATCATACACGATGTATGTGCGTGAGAACAATGTCCCCATGGTGCTTGTTGgagctgtcagtgctgcagatGCTGATGTGGGGCCCAATGCCAAGGTGACATATTTCCTGGCACCGTCCCATCCCACagagcagcctccctgctcctgcatctcCGTGAACTCTGAGAATGGGCACGTGTTTGTGCTGCGGCCTCTGGACTATGAGCAGGTGAAGCAGATTGATGTGCTGGTGAGTGCCTCCGATGCGGGATCTCCTCCTCTCAGTGCCAACGTCACCGTCCACCTTGTTGTGGTGGATGAGAATGACAATGCGCCTCTGGTGCTGTACCCATCACGGGACAGCGGTCCACCATCCAGCGAGCTGGTGCCTGTATCAGCTGAGGCGGGGTACCTCATCACCAAAGTGGTGGCTGTGGATGCAGACTCGGGACAGAACTCGTGGCTCTCATACCACCTGCTGAAGGCCACCGAGCCCAGGCTGTTTGTGGTGGGTACCCAAAGCGGTGAGGTGCGGCTGAAGAGGCCAGTGACAGAGAGGGATGCTGTGAAGCAGAAGCTTGTTATTGTGGTGCGAGACAATGGGCAGCCACCGCTGTCAGCCACTGCTGCACTGAGCGCCCTCCTGCTCAATGACTTCTCAGAAGTGCGCCTACCGCACAGCAGCCTGGCCACGGAGGACGAGAGTGACTCCCTGACAACCTATTTAATCATTTCCTTGACCTTTGTCTCACTCCTCTTCCTCGCATCCATGACAGCCTTCATCGCTCGCAAAGTGTGCAAGAGAAAGGAGATGAAGGCAGGGCATGTGCTTTATGGTGCTGGCAACTTACAGAGCGACCTGGCTGATGCAGCCACAGCGGGGACCTTGCCCCACGCCTATTGCTATGAGATCAGCCTCACAACGGGCTCTGGCAACAGCGAGTTCAAGTTCCTGAAGcccatcctccccagcctgccaccaCAGCAGTGCACCACGGTTGGGGGCACCCATGATGAACAGGATTTCCCCCGTGGCCCCATTACTGCAGAACACTTTGCACCAGACAATCGTGGGACCCTCTCTGCAGAACAGTTCAATAATCTTTCCTTTAACTAG